The nucleotide sequence ACGAGCGGGCAGCTGCGACCCTTCATCTCGATCACGCCGGTGTACCAGGGCAACGCAGATCTCGATCGCCGCGGGGACTTCAGCACGCGCGGGGTCATCCTGCGCGGTGGCGCAGCGTACAGCCTGGGCGGCGCCAACAGCGTCGGCCTCACGCTCAACTACGACTATCTCGACTATTCGTTCTCCACGCCGAGCTCGCTCGGCATCAGGGCGCCGTGGGGCACCGTCCAGCGTTATGGCTTCACGCTGCCGCTGTCGTTCGACGTGGGTGATGGCTGGAGTGTGGGTGCTGCGCCCTCGGTCGACTGGGTGCGCGAGAACGGTGCGGACAGCGGCGAGTCGGTCGTCTGGGGCGGACTCGTCTCCGGCACCAAGCGCTTCGACGACGGCAATCGTGTCGGCCTCGGGGTCGGCGTGTATGACCGCATCGACACCACCAGCGTGTTTCCGTTTCTCATCGTCGATTGGCGCCTGGGTGACCGTTGGCGCGTGATCAACCCGCTGCCGAGCGGACCTACCGGTCCTGCGGGACTCGAGCTCGACTACCAGTTCGACGGTGGCTGGACCGCCGGTGTCGGTGCGGCGTGGCGGGTGCTGCGCTTCCGTCTGAGCGAGACCGGTTCGACGCCGAATGGCATCGGCGAGGAGCGCGGTGCGCCGATCTTCCTGCGCGTGACACGTAGTTTCAACGACCAGATGGCGCTGCACCTGTACGGCGGCGTGGTGGTTGCCGGGAAGCTGCGGCTGGAGAATGCGTCCGGCGGATTGCTGCGCGAGGACGACTTTGACGCGGCGCCGCTCTTCGGCGCGAGCTTCGTCGGGCGCTTCTGAGCCGTCGTCCTTCCGCCACGCACAGCGGCGTCGCACGTGCATCCGGGCGACGCTGTCCGCGTCGTCTCAGTCCCGCAGCTCGCGTCCCGTCAGCTTGAGGAAGACATCCTCCAGGCTTGCCGCGCGATGCATGTAGTGCAGCCGCGGCCACGCCGCGAGCGATGCGATCAGCGCATCGGCGTTGCGCAGGTAGCAGAATACGGTCTCGCCGGTGCGCTCGCAGCGCTCGGCGTGGCGGCTGCCGGCACGGCTGAGCCAGTCTTCGACACCGTCGCCGTAGACCTCCACCACCTCGGGTTCGATATGCTCTGCAATGAGCGCTTGCGGGCCGCCTTCGGCGATGAGCCGCCCCTGGTCGAGCACCGCGAGGCGCTGGCACAGGCGCTCGGCTTCGTCCATGAAGTGCGTCGTCAGCAGCAGTGTCTTGCCTTCCGCCGCGAGCCGCTTGAGGCGATCCCAGATGAGATGCCGCGCCTGTGGATCGAGGCCGGTGGTGGGCTCGTCGAGCAGGATGAGGTCGGGATCGTTGACGAGCGCCCGCGCCAGGGCAAGCCGCCGCTTCATGCCGCCCGAGAGCGACTGGATGGTCGCCTTCGCGCGCCCTGCGAGCCCGGCGAACTCGAGCAGGTCGGGGATGCGGCCGCGGGTGGTCGCGTCGCTCTGACCGAAGTAGCGGCCGAACACCAGCAGGTTCTCGTAGACGGTGAAGTCAGGGTCGAGGGTGTCGGACTGCGGGACGACGCCAATGCGCGTGCGCGCCTCGCGGGCGCGCGCGGGGACCGGCAGGCCGAGCAACTCGATCTCGCCGGCGTCGGGCTCGGTGAGGCCCAGGCACAGGCGCAGCGTCGTCGTCTTGCCGGCGCCGTTGGGACCGAGGAGGCCGAAGCATTCGCCGCCGGCGAGCTCGAGGTCGACGCCGGCGACGACCGTCGTGCCGCCGTAGCGCTTGGTGAGCCCGCGGACCCGCAGCGGCGCCATCGTCCGCGCGCTGGCCGAGTCACCCACGACTAGTGACCGCTCGGGTCGGACCAGCCGCGCGCTGCGGCAATCACCATGTCGTGCAGGCAGTGCAGTTGACCGTGAAAGAAGTGGCCGGCGCCAGGCAGCACGAGCACCGGCAGCTCCTGCGGGCGTGCCCACTCCAGGATCTCGGTGAGCGACACCACATCGTCGTGCTCGCCGTGAATGATGAGCGTGTTCCGGGCGACCTTCTCGACGTCGAAGCGGCCGACGGCGGGCGCCACCAGCACCATCCGCTGCGGCTGCAGGTATTGCGCGGCGCGGCTTTGCACGAAGCCGCCGAAAGAAAAGCCGGCGAGCAGGATCGGCAGATCGCCGGCGCGCTGACGCGCGTAGTTGGCAAGCGCCAGCATGTCCTCCGTCTCGCCGCGGCCCTCGTCGTACAGCCCCTCGCTTTTGCCCACGCCGCGGAAATTGCAGCGAAGCGAAATGTTGCCGAGCTGGGTGAACGTGCGCGCGAGCGTGTTCACCACCTTGTTCTCCATCGTGCCGCCATACAGGGGGTGCGGATGCGCGATGAGGGCGATGCCGCGACGCGGGCAGGCCGGCTCGTTGACGAGCACCTCCAGGCGCCCGGCCGGACCGTCGATAAAAGTGCGCTCCGGATGCGGCGGTCTCAAATGCGCAGTCGCTCCACGATGCGGCCGTTCTGCAGATGCTCGGTGATGATCTCGTCGATGTCGCTCTGGTCGACGTAGGTGTACCAGACCTCGTCCGGGTAGACGACGATGACGGGTCCTTCGGTGCAGCGGTCGAGGCAGCCGGCCTGGTTGATGCGCGTCCTGCCGTGCCCGGCGAGGCCCAGCGCCTTCACGCGATCCTTGGCATAGGCGCGCAGGGCGGACGCACCGCGATTGTTGCAACAGGCCTCACCGGCACCGCGCTGATTGCAGCAGAAGAACACGTGGTAGCGGAAATAGCTCAAGGCACCTCCGGAGCGCGCGCGAAATTATAGCGTGCGCGCACGCAGCCTGCGGCATCCGGGGGCGTAGCCCATTCACGCATATAATTGCGCCGCAGATTTCGACTCGATGCCGAGCCTTCTTCCGAACCCACGAATCGGAGACCCTTCATGACCTTGTTGCGCACTTTTTTCTGCGCCGTGCTGGCGCTTGCCGTGCTGCCTGCGCAGGCAGAGAACACCCTCGAAGAGAACGCGGCCATCATGCGCGCCGTGCAGTCGACGGACGCCAAGACCCTGGTCGCGCAGAACCTCAAGCTCACCGACGCCCAGGCGAAGGCTTTCTGGCCGGTCTACGACCGCTACGACGCCCAGCGCGCGAAGATCGAGGACCGCGTCGACACGGTGCTCACCGACTACCAGCTGAGCTGCGAACAGCTGTGCGACGAGAAGGCCGGTCAGCTCATCAACGAGTGGATGAAGGCCCGGCAGGACCTCGACAAGCTTCGTCGGCACTACATCGCCAAGTTCGGCGCGGTGATTCCACCGACCAAGGTGCTGCGGCTCTACCAGATCGAGGGGCTGCGCGAGGCGGTGATCCGCGTCGACCGTTTCCGGAAGGTGCCGCTCGCGAAGTGAGGGCGTGGTTCAGCGGTCGCGGCGCGGTTTGCGGCCGAGGAAGAGCCAGACCAGCGCGAGAAACGGCCACGCGGTGCCCACGGTGTGCGCCAGGCCGGTGAAGTTGAGCAACTGGCCGTAGTGCCAGTTGAAGAGTCGCAGAAAATCGAGGTGATTCGCATCGCGCGCGAAGATCTGGGTC is from Betaproteobacteria bacterium and encodes:
- a CDS encoding (2Fe-2S) ferredoxin domain-containing protein codes for the protein MSYFRYHVFFCCNQRGAGEACCNNRGASALRAYAKDRVKALGLAGHGRTRINQAGCLDRCTEGPVIVVYPDEVWYTYVDQSDIDEIITEHLQNGRIVERLRI
- a CDS encoding ATP-binding cassette domain-containing protein translates to MAPLRVRGLTKRYGGTTVVAGVDLELAGGECFGLLGPNGAGKTTTLRLCLGLTEPDAGEIELLGLPVPARAREARTRIGVVPQSDTLDPDFTVYENLLVFGRYFGQSDATTRGRIPDLLEFAGLAGRAKATIQSLSGGMKRRLALARALVNDPDLILLDEPTTGLDPQARHLIWDRLKRLAAEGKTLLLTTHFMDEAERLCQRLAVLDQGRLIAEGGPQALIAEHIEPEVVEVYGDGVEDWLSRAGSRHAERCERTGETVFCYLRNADALIASLAAWPRLHYMHRAASLEDVFLKLTGRELRD
- a CDS encoding alpha/beta hydrolase produces the protein MRPPHPERTFIDGPAGRLEVLVNEPACPRRGIALIAHPHPLYGGTMENKVVNTLARTFTQLGNISLRCNFRGVGKSEGLYDEGRGETEDMLALANYARQRAGDLPILLAGFSFGGFVQSRAAQYLQPQRMVLVAPAVGRFDVEKVARNTLIIHGEHDDVVSLTEILEWARPQELPVLVLPGAGHFFHGQLHCLHDMVIAAARGWSDPSGH